Genomic window (Methanocaldococcus sp.):
TAAACAAAGATGAGAAAATTTTAGTATCTGTCTCTGGTGGAAAGGATGGACATGCTGCTGCATGGGTTTTAAAAAAGTTAGGATATAACATTGAATTATTTCATATAAATTTAGGAATTAAAGGATTTTCTGAAAGTTCTTTAAAGGCCGTTGAGGAGTTAGCAGAAAAGTTAAATGTTCCCTTACATATAATTAATTTAAAAGATATTACTGGAAAGACAATGGAAGATATTAGAGGAAAAAAATGTTCAATATGTGGAATAACTAAAAGATATTTAATGAATAAATTTGGTTATGAACATGGATTTGATGTTATAGTTACAGGGCATAATTTAGATGATGAAGTGTCATTTATTTTAAATAATATTTTAAATTGGAACATTAGATATTTAGGAAAGCATGAACCAGTTCTTCCAAGTCATGATAAGTTTTTAAAAAAAGTTAAAATATTTTTTGAGATAGAAGAAGAGTTAATTTTAAAGTATGCTGAGGCAGAGAATATTCCATTTACAACAGTTAAATGTAGATTTGCAGAAAAGGCTATAACTTTAAAGCATAGAGAATACTTCAATGAATTAGAGAAATTAAGACCTAATATAAAGTATCAATTTTTAGCTGGCTATATGAAAAATAAGCATATTTTTAAATGCGAAGAAGATGAGAATTTTGAATTTAGAGAGTGTGAAATTTGCGGAATGACTTCTGCTGGGAGAATTTGCTCCTTTTGTAGAGTGTGGAAATTGTATAAAAATAAAAGTAACAGTAAATAATTATTTAAATGCACTCATTAATGTCCATGCCTCTTTTCCACTTATAAAAGCTCTATTAACTAATCTCTTAAAAATAATTTTACAAAGTTCTTTTTTATGCTCGGGAATTTTTTTATTTTTATCTATAAATTCATTAAACTTTTTAATTAATAATTCCTTATCTTCTTTTGAAGCCTCCCTCATCTTTATGTCTAAAAATTTATTTTCAACTTTTTTTGTATAAATTTCATATAAAATAACTGCAACAGCGTGAGATAAATTCATTATTGGATATTTTTTAGATGTAGGAATAGAAACTAATAAATCACATTTATCAATTTCTTCATTTCTTAATCCGTCATCTTCTCTACCAAAAACAATTCCTATATTTCCTTTTATATTTAAAATTTTATCAGATAATTCTTTTGGAGTTATAGGAACTCTCTTTAAATTTCTATCTCCTCCTCTTGCTCCTGATGTAGCAATAACAAAATCTAAATCTTTTATTGCATCGTCAAAACTTTCATAAAAACTGGCATTATCTAAAATTTCTTTTGCATGAACAGCCATCATATATGCCTCATCATTTATAATATTTCTATTTCCAACTATTCTGAGATTCTCAAAATCAAAATTCATCATAACTCTTGCAATACTACCAACATTTCCACTGTATTTAGGATTTACTAAAATAACTGAAATCATTATATATCACTTCATTGACTTTTTTAGTTTATAATAATGGTATTCAACTGTCTTTAAATTTAACCCAGTAATTTTTGCAATTTCTTCTGGCTTTTTATCTAAATACTTTTTAACAATTATATCTACATTTGTAGGCCTTCCAGTCTTTGGAGATATAGGAATTACTTCAACACCAACACCTTCCAAAGCCTTTATAATCTTCTTAGAAGACCTTTTATACTTTGACTTTGGTAAATATATTTTTTTAGGCTCGCAATTCTCTAACAATGCAATTGCTACATCTCTATCTAACTCTAAATTAATATAAATTTCATCTACATTTTCACAGTTTTTAATTTTCTCAATTAGTTCTTCTTTTGTTTTAGCCCTTAACTCTTTCATAATTTATCCTATTTTTTCCTTTTTTTATTCTTTGATAATCTTGATTTTACCATTTTTCTTTTTAATGGACTTCCACAAATTTCACAAACATCTTCTTCAAAATCTATGGGATACATTTTTTTACAACCTTCACAAACCTTTCTCCAAATAAAATTTTTATTTGTTGGTTCGTAGATTATTCCTCTAACATCAATATTTAATTTTTTTGCCACATTTTGAATTCCATAATCGTCAGTATATAAAATACCCTTTAACTCCAATGCCAACGCTAAAATACTAATATCTTCTTTAGATAAATTATCTCCTGTCTTTTTGACAGTATCTTCAACTATCTTTATATATTCTTTATTGGGAATTTTTATTTTTAGTTTTCCTAAAATTAAACTTTGGTCAACAATAACCTTCATTGACTCGACTTCCTCTAAAACTTCTGGAGTTATATAATGCTCTCCTTCTTCTATAACTGGATTATATCCGTGAATTATTGCTGAGGCATCTAATATTTTAACCTTCATAATATCACGTTGAATATTAATAGTAGTTAATTTAACATCATAACATATTTAGTTATCTCTTTTGGGTGAAAGAATGATAACAACAGTTGTAGGTAGTTATCCAGTTGTTAAAAAAGAAGAGAAATTCTTTGATAAAGTAAAAAAAGTTTTTGGATTGTACGATGAATATAAATATGCTATTGAAAAGGCAGTTATAGATCAGGTTAATGC
Coding sequences:
- a CDS encoding type II toxin-antitoxin system VapC family toxin, with amino-acid sequence MKVKILDASAIIHGYNPVIEEGEHYITPEVLEEVESMKVIVDQSLILGKLKIKIPNKEYIKIVEDTVKKTGDNLSKEDISILALALELKGILYTDDYGIQNVAKKLNIDVRGIIYEPTNKNFIWRKVCEGCKKMYPIDFEEDVCEICGSPLKRKMVKSRLSKNKKRKK
- a CDS encoding TrmJ/YjtD family RNA methyltransferase, producing the protein MISVILVNPKYSGNVGSIARVMMNFDFENLRIVGNRNIINDEAYMMAVHAKEILDNASFYESFDDAIKDLDFVIATSGARGGDRNLKRVPITPKELSDKILNIKGNIGIVFGREDDGLRNEEIDKCDLLVSIPTSKKYPIMNLSHAVAVILYEIYTKKVENKFLDIKMREASKEDKELLIKKFNEFIDKNKKIPEHKKELCKIIFKRLVNRAFISGKEAWTLMSAFK
- a CDS encoding ATP-binding protein — translated: MTKCKFCNKESYVKLKSPKIHLCKEHFIEYFENKVEKSIKKYNMLNKDEKILVSVSGGKDGHAAAWVLKKLGYNIELFHINLGIKGFSESSLKAVEELAEKLNVPLHIINLKDITGKTMEDIRGKKCSICGITKRYLMNKFGYEHGFDVIVTGHNLDDEVSFILNNILNWNIRYLGKHEPVLPSHDKFLKKVKIFFEIEEELILKYAEAENIPFTTVKCRFAEKAITLKHREYFNELEKLRPNIKYQFLAGYMKNKHIFKCEEDENFEFRECEICGMTSAGRICSFCRVWKLYKNKSNSK